One Glycine max cultivar Williams 82 chromosome 3, Glycine_max_v4.0, whole genome shotgun sequence DNA window includes the following coding sequences:
- the LOC100816440 gene encoding MADS-box protein SOC1 isoform X1, whose product MVRGKTQIKRIENATSRQVTFSKRRNGLLKKAFELSVLCDAEVALIIFSSSGKLYEFASSSIQCSIERYRRHTKHDNPTTFRSVEQNMQHLKQEAANMMKKIGLLEAAKRKFLGEGLGACSIEELQWIEQQLERSLSNVRTRKIQVFKEQIEQLKGKHGINLQTETKNQNVNQPQYNAGSPSSDVETELIIGLPDTRTRRIVHQLPQHQNGLEPNQRKEQPGVPKEELCNQQHEESH is encoded by the exons GAACGCCACAAGCAGGCAAGTAACTTTCTCAAAGCGGCGAAATGGGTTGCTGAAGAAGGCCTTTGAGCTATCAGTTCTGTGTGATGCTGAGGTTGCTCTTATCATCTTCTCTTCAAGTGGGAAGCTCTATGAATTTGCTAGCTCCAG CATACAGTGTTCAATTGAACGATACCGCAGGCATACCAAGCATGATAATCCAACTACATTCAGATCAGTTGAACAAAATATGcag CATTTGAAGCAAGAGGCAGCAAACATGATGAAGAAGATTGGCCTTCTTGAAGCTGCAAAacg GAAGTTCTTGGGGGAAGGGTTGGGGGCTTGCTCCATTGAGGAACTGCAATGGATAGAACAACAGTTGGAGAGGAGTTTAAGTAATGTTAGAACAAGAAAG ATCCAGGTTTTCAAGGAACAAATCGAGCAACTAAAAGGAAAG CATGGAATCAATCTACAAACAGAAACAAAGAATCAGAATGTGAATCAACCCCAATACAATGCAGGTAGTCCAAGTTCAGATGTGGAGACCGAATTGATCATTGGACTTCCGGATACAAGAACAAGGCGCATCGTTCATCAG CTACCACAGCACCAAAATGGGCTTGAACCAAATCAAAGAAAAGAGCAACCAGGCGTTCCAAAAGAGGAACTTTGCAACCAGCAGCATGAAGAGTCACACTAA
- the LOC100816440 gene encoding MADS-box protein SOC1 isoform X2 codes for MVRGKTQIKRIENATSRQVTFSKRRNGLLKKAFELSVLCDAEVALIIFSSSGKLYEFASSSIQCSIERYRRHTKHDNPTTFRSVEQNMQHLKQEAANMMKKIGLLEAAKRKFLGEGLGACSIEELQWIEQQLERSLSNVRTRKIQVFKEQIEQLKGKKKSYLMKMPSSLKMAGSLRSMESIYKQKQRIRM; via the exons GAACGCCACAAGCAGGCAAGTAACTTTCTCAAAGCGGCGAAATGGGTTGCTGAAGAAGGCCTTTGAGCTATCAGTTCTGTGTGATGCTGAGGTTGCTCTTATCATCTTCTCTTCAAGTGGGAAGCTCTATGAATTTGCTAGCTCCAG CATACAGTGTTCAATTGAACGATACCGCAGGCATACCAAGCATGATAATCCAACTACATTCAGATCAGTTGAACAAAATATGcag CATTTGAAGCAAGAGGCAGCAAACATGATGAAGAAGATTGGCCTTCTTGAAGCTGCAAAacg GAAGTTCTTGGGGGAAGGGTTGGGGGCTTGCTCCATTGAGGAACTGCAATGGATAGAACAACAGTTGGAGAGGAGTTTAAGTAATGTTAGAACAAGAAAG ATCCAGGTTTTCAAGGAACAAATCGAGCAACTAAAAGGAAAG aaaaagtcctacttGATGAAAATGCCAAGCTCACTGAAAATGGCAGGCTCGCTGAGAAG CATGGAATCAATCTACAAACAGAAACAAAGAATCAGAATGTGA
- the LOC100816440 gene encoding MADS-box protein SOC1 isoform X5: MVRGKTQIKRIENATSRQVTFSKRRNGLLKKAFELSVLCDAEVALIIFSSSGKLYEFASSSIQCSIERYRRHTKHDNPTTFRSVEQNMQHLKQEAANMMKKIGLLEAAKRKFLGEGLGACSIEELQWIEQQLERSLSNVRTRKIQVFKEQIEQLKGKVSFLLDENAKLTENGRLAEKHGINLQTETKNQNVNQPQYNAGSPSSDVETELIIGLPDTRTRRIVHQLPQHQNGLEPNQRKEQPGVPKEELCNQQHEESH, from the exons GAACGCCACAAGCAGGCAAGTAACTTTCTCAAAGCGGCGAAATGGGTTGCTGAAGAAGGCCTTTGAGCTATCAGTTCTGTGTGATGCTGAGGTTGCTCTTATCATCTTCTCTTCAAGTGGGAAGCTCTATGAATTTGCTAGCTCCAG CATACAGTGTTCAATTGAACGATACCGCAGGCATACCAAGCATGATAATCCAACTACATTCAGATCAGTTGAACAAAATATGcag CATTTGAAGCAAGAGGCAGCAAACATGATGAAGAAGATTGGCCTTCTTGAAGCTGCAAAacg GAAGTTCTTGGGGGAAGGGTTGGGGGCTTGCTCCATTGAGGAACTGCAATGGATAGAACAACAGTTGGAGAGGAGTTTAAGTAATGTTAGAACAAGAAAG ATCCAGGTTTTCAAGGAACAAATCGAGCAACTAAAAGGAAAGGTAAGCT tcctacttGATGAAAATGCCAAGCTCACTGAAAATGGCAGGCTCGCTGAGAAG CATGGAATCAATCTACAAACAGAAACAAAGAATCAGAATGTGAATCAACCCCAATACAATGCAGGTAGTCCAAGTTCAGATGTGGAGACCGAATTGATCATTGGACTTCCGGATACAAGAACAAGGCGCATCGTTCATCAG CTACCACAGCACCAAAATGGGCTTGAACCAAATCAAAGAAAAGAGCAACCAGGCGTTCCAAAAGAGGAACTTTGCAACCAGCAGCATGAAGAGTCACACTAA
- the LOC100816440 gene encoding MADS-box protein SOC1 isoform X4 yields the protein MVRGKTQIKRIENATSRQVTFSKRRNGLLKKAFELSVLCDAEVALIIFSSSGKLYEFASSSIQCSIERYRRHTKHDNPTTFRSVEQNMQHLKQEAANMMKKIGLLEAAKRKFLGEGLGACSIEELQWIEQQLERSLSNVRTRKIQVFKEQIEQLKGKVVQVQMWRPN from the exons GAACGCCACAAGCAGGCAAGTAACTTTCTCAAAGCGGCGAAATGGGTTGCTGAAGAAGGCCTTTGAGCTATCAGTTCTGTGTGATGCTGAGGTTGCTCTTATCATCTTCTCTTCAAGTGGGAAGCTCTATGAATTTGCTAGCTCCAG CATACAGTGTTCAATTGAACGATACCGCAGGCATACCAAGCATGATAATCCAACTACATTCAGATCAGTTGAACAAAATATGcag CATTTGAAGCAAGAGGCAGCAAACATGATGAAGAAGATTGGCCTTCTTGAAGCTGCAAAacg GAAGTTCTTGGGGGAAGGGTTGGGGGCTTGCTCCATTGAGGAACTGCAATGGATAGAACAACAGTTGGAGAGGAGTTTAAGTAATGTTAGAACAAGAAAG ATCCAGGTTTTCAAGGAACAAATCGAGCAACTAAAAGGAAAG GTAGTCCAAGTTCAGATGTGGAGACCGAATTGA
- the LOC100816440 gene encoding MADS-box protein SOC1 isoform X3 gives MVRGKTQIKRIENATSRQVTFSKRRNGLLKKAFELSVLCDAEVALIIFSSSGKLYEFASSSIQCSIERYRRHTKHDNPTTFRSVEQNMQHLKQEAANMMKKIGLLEAAKRKFLGEGLGACSIEELQWIEQQLERSLSNVRTRKIQVFKEQIEQLKGKKKSYLMKMPSSLKMAGSLRR, from the exons GAACGCCACAAGCAGGCAAGTAACTTTCTCAAAGCGGCGAAATGGGTTGCTGAAGAAGGCCTTTGAGCTATCAGTTCTGTGTGATGCTGAGGTTGCTCTTATCATCTTCTCTTCAAGTGGGAAGCTCTATGAATTTGCTAGCTCCAG CATACAGTGTTCAATTGAACGATACCGCAGGCATACCAAGCATGATAATCCAACTACATTCAGATCAGTTGAACAAAATATGcag CATTTGAAGCAAGAGGCAGCAAACATGATGAAGAAGATTGGCCTTCTTGAAGCTGCAAAacg GAAGTTCTTGGGGGAAGGGTTGGGGGCTTGCTCCATTGAGGAACTGCAATGGATAGAACAACAGTTGGAGAGGAGTTTAAGTAATGTTAGAACAAGAAAG ATCCAGGTTTTCAAGGAACAAATCGAGCAACTAAAAGGAAAG aaaaagtcctacttGATGAAAATGCCAAGCTCACTGAAAATGGCAGGCTCGCTGAGAAG GTAG
- the LOC100810549 gene encoding agamous-like MADS-box protein MADS3, whose product MGRGRVELKRIENKINRQVTFSKRRNGLLKKAYELSVLCDAEVALIIFSSRGKLYEFGSVGTTNTIERYQRSSFTPQDEHVECETQSWYQEVSKLKAKYESLQRTQRHLLGEDLGPLNIKELQNIEKQLEGALAQARQRKTQIMIEQMEELRRRERHLGDMNKQLRLKLEAEGFNLKATESLLSFTSAAGNSGFHFQQPPQTNPIDYQQPEPFLQIGYHQYVQSEASNVPKSMACETNFMQGWIL is encoded by the exons atgggtAGAGGGAGAGTTGAGTTGAAGAGGATAGAGAACAAAATCAACCGCCAAGTAACTTTCTCAAAAAGAAGGAACGGTTTGCTCAAGAAAGCTTATGAACTCTCAGTTCTCTGTGATGCTGAGGTTGCCCTCATCATTTTCTCAAGCCGTGGAAAGCTCTATGAATTTGGAAGTGTTGG GACTACCAATACTATTGAGCGATACCAACGTAGCTCTTTTACTCCTCAAGACGAACACGTTGAATGTGAAACTCAG AGCTGGTACCAAGAAGTTTCAAAGCTAAAGGCAAAGTATGAGTCTCTTCAAAGGACCCAGAG GCATTTGCTTGGGGAAGATCTTGGACCATTGAACATAAAGGAGCTGCAGAATATTGAGAAACAGCTTGAAGGGGCTTTAGCACAAGCAAGACAAAGGAAG ACACAAATCATGATTGAACAAATGGAAGAGCTTCGCAGAAGG GAGCGCCATCTTGGAGACATGAATAAGCAACTTAGACTCAAG CTTGAAGCAGAGGGATTTAATCTTAAAGCTACGGAAAGCTTGTTGAGCTTTACTTCAGCTGCTGGAAACAGTGGCTTTCACTTTCAGCAGCCTCCTCAAACCAATCCTATTGATTACCAGCAGCCAGAACCCTTTTTGCAAATAGG GTACCATCAATATGTTCAATCTGAGGCATCTAATGTTCCAAAGAGCATGGCTTGTGAGACTAACTTCATGCAGGGATGGATCCTTTGA